Proteins encoded in a region of the Mixophyes fleayi isolate aMixFle1 chromosome 5, aMixFle1.hap1, whole genome shotgun sequence genome:
- the LOC142158021 gene encoding uncharacterized protein LOC142158021, with amino-acid sequence MSRERKLMRQDSSSGPECSPDTSVSSSPEVSYSSAKSGQKGPRTKNQGPFPFSLLPVDCQLYIFSFLSEVEKCTAALVCADWSKLMRTPRLWRVADFMRLGAILSGMDGVLVSVREFERWKEWVHQYAYHLTSRGASLLVLRASFDLGDQRTKWADFLLQFLDGVHCGELQELELNWTLTHLEPLDFYPPGSMAQICLAKTDQFNSFQTLFERLTRTSPKLSRMKLPFDWSEHSVSLLTHFQHLSKLELNYFWVFKSVQPETMEELTRSLPKLKTLILQVLVPVKDLGVSYPLVSKSLEFLDVSQSRGLVFSHLDLPSLKELKVKKTIRGIILNRRTRVALQTRWSCLYDLLKVGTPKLQVFNLHTLLPNWQTQSYLELSEVLLQSCYCIQHTDTWLL; translated from the coding sequence ATGTCTCGGGAAAGAAAGCTGATGCGGCAGGACTCTTCTTCAGGGCCGGAATGTTCACCGGACACCAGTGTATCATCCTCTCCAGAAGTTTCCTACTCTTCTGCTAAATCAGGACAAAAAGGCCCAAGGACTAAGAACCAGGGTCCTTTTCCATTCAGTCTTCTACCAGTGGACTGTCAGCTATACATCTTCTCTTTTCTTTCCGAAGTAGAGAAGTGCACAGCTGCCTTAGTGTGCGCAGACTGGAGCAAGCTGATGCGCACGCCAAGGCTCTGGAGAGTGGCGGATTTCATGAGACTCGGGGCCATCCTGTCGGGCATGGATGGAGTGCTTGTGTCCGTGAGAGAATTTGAGAGGTGGAAGGAGTGGGTACACCAGTATGCTTACCACCTCACTTCACGTGGGGCCAGCCTCTTGGTTCTTCGTGCTAGTTTTGATTTGGGAGACCAAAGGACCAAGTGGGCTGACTTTCTTCTCCAGTTTCTCGATGGCGTTCACTGTGGAGAGCTGCAGGAGTTGGAACTGAACTGGACGTTGACTCACTTAGAGCCTCTTGATTTTTATCCTCCGGGTAGCATGGCACAGATATGTCTGGCTAAGACAGATCAGTTCAACAGCTTTCAGACTCTTTTTGAACGCCTCACCCGTACCTCCCCCAAACTGAGCCGTATGAAACTACCGTTTGATTGGTCTGAGCATTCGGTGTCGCTTCTAACACACTTTCAACATCTCAGCAAACTAGAATTGAACTATTTCTGGGTCTTTAAGAGTGTTCAACCAGAAACCATGGAAGAACTTACAAGATCGCTTCCAAAGCTGAAGACTTTGATCCTTCAGGTTCTGGTCCCAGTGAAGGACTTGGGAGTCTCTTACCCTCTAGTGTCCAAGTCCTTGGAGTTTTTAGATGTGTCTCAGAGTCGTGGACTGGTGTTCAGCCATCTGGATTTGCCTTCTTTGAAAGAGCTCAAAGTTAAGAAAACTATCAGAGGCATTATCTTAAATCGTAGGACCCGGGTAGCACTTCAAACCCGCTGGTCCTGTTTGTATGACCTCCTTAAAGTAGGCACCCCTAAACTACAGGTGTTCAACTTGCACACATTGCTTCCCAACTGGCAGACACAGAGTTACTTGGAGCTCAGCGAGGTCCTACTACAGTCCTGTTACTGCATCCAACACACAGACACGTGGTTACTCTAA